The nucleotide window TCAATATCGTTTAACTAAGCCAATGTGGCATTACTGTGTTATAAATTTGCTAGAAACTGGTTAACACAAGGTTGgttaacataaaatatttatatatatacatgctaGGTAGGCGACAAAATACAGTCACATCCACTTAACAGCTAGTAGAAAATTCTGTCACTACTCTTCCTCGCCTTTTGTAAATTTACGCTTTTTAGCTGCTGGCTTCAAGTCTTGAGCTTCTGGATTTGTTGTCAAAAGGTGCTGTTTCATAATGTATTTGAGCCTGTCAACTGGGTTTTTGATGTTTGAATAATTTATTCTCATACGATGCAAATCGTGGTGAATAGATTCTCCACCTTGTTCACCATAAAAACCTAAGCCCGTTCTCCACTTGTTTACAAAATCCAATACATGGTCTTCTAGTATGTGCAGCTTTGGACTGATGTATATTGAAGGCCAATTAACTCTTAAATAACACATGAACTGATTGATAGATGTCTCTAAAAGTtggttaaacaaattttataaattgaCTTTTCTACTTTTAAGCATTTCATAAAAATCAAACTTGCATATTTTACCTAAATTTGATAACATTTCTTGGGTCATAATACATGAAGAATTGAATATTGAGTGACACGAACCATACAGCTTGAACAGTTGTTCAAACTTCTTGCATGTTTCTTGACACTCCAGATATAAAACTTGATCATCACATTGATTCTGTACAATTTCAGGAATACGATCACATAAATACTTTATGTTGCCATCCTATAATATTGTCTACTGTTTGTTGTAAACCAATTTGTGAAATTATACTTATGCATAAtacaatttcatatttttcgtTTACTTTATCTTGTTTCAATACAAATTGTATAGCATTGTATTGAAACAAGATAAAGTAaacgaaaatttttataaattgcaaaaataaatctaaCCTTGAGCATTTTATGACAATGGTTGCCAATAAAGCTTTTTCCGTGGTACGCCTGCCTCTCAACACCAAGCTCCTGCAGTGTATCGTCTAGGGATGATACGCAAGGACCAGATCCAATTTCCAATTGGTACTTTTCTTTGAATGCTTTTATGCTTCTATGTTTCTCCTTCAGTTCAAATTCTAAGTTATCCAACTCTggtttgtagtttttttcaAACTCATCCTTGGTAATTTGTTTAGATATAACCATCCAGTTCATATGTTCCTGCTGGTTATCATACTCGTCCTCCAATTCTTTTGACTCATTTTGTAAATTgctaaatatatacatatatatatacatatatatatagatatgttATAAAGAAATGCAGCCCAAGATATGATTGGAAgtagtattaataataataaaaatctagtAAGGTGTACATACATTAAAATTCTCATATTTGCCATAAACTCTGCAAATTTAATATTAATTTCACCATCAGTAGTTTGAGCATGAATTGTGGCAATTCTTAAATCAACTTCTTGACAGTAGCTTTCCAAGTTgttgaacatttttaaatatatcccaAGTGTTAGGTGGAGCCCTGGTATAGCCACCtatataaaaagtaataaaaaataggtTTGCTGAATTTTCATAACATTGCACGAAGTACATTATACTTACTTGTTCTAGGGGGATGTTAAAGAAGcaatcatgtatcacattttgaTAGTGTTTGGCGTTTTTCACTAACGATCCATTGTCACGAAATCGCTGCAGGTTTGTGTTCAAACTGTCCAAGCTACGTTTTGGAAAAGATCCACGAATAAATTTTGGGATGCAAAGTTGGTCAGTCTTTATGCTGCACCAGAGACAACAGTGACGGcctgtaaaatttaaaacactaaGGTAATTTTATAgatagattttattttatataagacACATTGTATTATTGATATATAATatacacataatttttttaaggaatcTGAAGTGATATGTGCCCAAAGAAGGAACTTTTGaagctatttttgtttttccttaatgtgaaatttgatatttattttaatttaataaaacatgtcattaCCATTTGCCCCACTAATTCCATACATAGCACATAAATACTCGTAATCTCCATACATAAAGAGACGGATCTTCAAATTATTCCACTTCTGTTTTTGTAGAATCCTAATTTGTGGTTTAAATCTTTCTAAGCAGATTCTTAAATTTGTCACGGAATCCTTTGCCTCAAATATGCTGAAGATGGTCGTATTTTCTTTGCGATTAGGGTTTCTAATATTTGCCACTTGATAGCTCATTTTGAAACTGTTATCACCATGGTCACCACCAATTTTAACATGTATTTCATCATCCGGTATAAATGAGTGATGAACTAATTGATTATTTTTACTCAGTTCTGTTAACCGGTTTAATATATGACCTACAACATTGTAAAGGTATACCCAAGGCTTGGGATCTACAACAAGCTGCTTATTACTACTACTAAATTTTCGAGTTAGAGGAGCTAGCTCAGCAACAAGCCCTTTCCCTATCCACTTGTCTGCAAcctgtcttgttgttttttcagaTGCAAGTTTGATGTCAAAAGTGGCAAGCCATCGGGAAATATTTCGCATAAGGTTCCATGGCAAATTCAAGGTGGCTTTCATGGCGGCAGCAGTCTCAGCTGGAATGGAGACATGATGGATTTCTGCGATTATTTGTTTTCGCTGCTCCTTGTCACATTTTTTCATGATCGCAGCTGTTTGTTTCACAAATGCATCATTTGAATTTCCTGAAATcatgttgattatatttttagCTGTTTTGCTCCGATCAGATAAGCTTCTTTTACTACTTTCATTTGATAACTTTCTTGGCATGCTGATCGGTGTAACCGTTATTggctaaaataaagaaatgttttttatttttagtctttgttagatatataatatatatatatatagtagaaatatgaataattttcaggtaaatgcagaaaaatatgtatattctaaatgtttatttatataccTGTGGTCCTTTTGTAGCAAATTGAATTGTTTGATTCGGTAGTTTTGACTGTTTAATTTTGATACCAACCAAATGTGTCATGCATTTTTCAATAATTGTCGGTACAGGCTTAGACGGACTTAGCTTTAAAATGTCGTTGGGTGTCATCAATTCTGGCTCAATGGTTTTTTTCGGCCTTCcaccttttttagattttataggCCGTCCCCCTTTAGATTTAATTTTCGAGAAATTTGATGCACTGCCTTCTTTCCATCTTACTGggcattttgatgtttttgtgccCCGCAAATTACAATTTTGCATTGTGCAGTaacatttattacaaaattttggtggatgtattttgtttacatcttgctCAAAGTCCTCCTGAAATGCTGACTGAAGGCCAGAAAGGTTTTCCTTTACAAGATAGGAAACTCTTCCATTCAAAATATTTCCACATATGCGACAAAGTTTGGTTAGATCTGTATGTTCTGCCATTCTATAGCTAtaattattctaaaaaataatattatgtaaccagtttaatcgttgcctttccaattatattttttaacttagtcaaaagctttttgcaAACATAAAGTTTCACATTTCATGACCATAAGCTTTTTATCCTGTCTGTGccaccattttaaaaatttgaattttgttcaactttgatgacaaatatttttcagaaaaaaactgaaagcagtatggaactttaaaaaatagaaagtatAATCCTTGGGCTTTCGTAACATATAAGTTTGATTAGGTGAAAAACTCTATATAACGTTATAGCCGACCTGTTAGCTAGGTCACTTTTTGACTCGACATTTACCGTCTCGTCTTATTTACGTTTGTTGCGCTTGGAAACgacaacaaaattgttttttgattttttccacaGCATCTGAAGACCTTAGATGCTAGTTAAATAGATTTACATAAGGCCACGCGAGAGTAAAATTTCTGTTATCGACATTAGAAGTTGTGCCTTTATCAGCAactttgttacaaaattttggaaGCTCGCCCCAGACTCCCGGCAAATGCGCTTAAATTCCATTGTACGGCCGTTTGAATCACCCGtgcacgaagaatcgcaaatatatgagacatttgtctcttttaaatgcctcgtcgatcaattttacggctaaaatatagagaacctgagacgaagttgttgaccctaattgacaattatcctgtatcaatgcgaaaaatcgcaaatacatggcactggtcactttgaaatgcctcgtttatctattttagggctaaaatacatagaaactgggacgagcttgtcgaccctaaatgacaattatcttgtatcaatacgaaaaatagctaatacatgacactcacttcttttaaatgtgtcgtttatcaattttacggctaaaatatatagaacctgagacgaggttgttgaacctaaatgacaatcatcttgtatcaatgctaaaagtggcaagtacatgacactcgtcactttgaaatgcctcgattatcaattttacgagtaaaatatatagaacctgagacgaggttgttgaccctaaatgacaattatgttgtatcaatgctaaaaatggcaagtacatgacactcgtcactttgaaatgcctcgtttatcaatttaacgagtaaaatatatagaaactttaacgagcttgtcgtccctaaat belongs to Hydractinia symbiolongicarpus strain clone_291-10 chromosome 1, HSymV2.1, whole genome shotgun sequence and includes:
- the LOC130648944 gene encoding uncharacterized protein LOC130648944; its protein translation is MFNNLESYCQEVDLRIATIHAQTTDGEINIKFAEFMANMRILINLQNESKELEDEYDNQQEHMNWMVISKQITKDEFEKNYKPELDNLEFELKEKHRSIKAFKEKYQLEIGSGPCVSSLDDTLQELGVERQAYHGKSFIGNHCHKMLKDGNIKYLCDRIPEIVQNQCDDQVLYLECQETCKKFEQLFKLYGSCHSIFNSSCIMTQEMLSNLETSINQFMCYLRVNWPSIYISPKLHILEDHVLDFVNKWRTGLGFYGEQGGESIHHDLHRMRINYSNIKNPVDRLKYIMKQHLLTTNPEAQDLKPAAKKRKFTKGEEE